One genomic region from Halococcus qingdaonensis encodes:
- the thsB gene encoding thermosome subunit beta, protein MIIMGDDSQRVKDEDAQSHNIDAARAVADSVRSTLGPKGMDKMLVSSMGDVTVTNDGVTILTEMDINNPTAEMIVEVAETQEDEAGDGTTTAVAVAGELLKNAEELIEQDIHPTAIIRGFHLASEKAREEIGNVAEEIDADDTDRIKKVAETSMTGKGAELNKEQLAQLIVDAVQNVTVENDAGESIVDLEFVNIETQTGESASDSELLDGAVISKDPVHDTMPTDVEDASVLLLSEAVEVEEANVDSQVSLSDPDQLQQFLDQEDEQLKQKVEQIKETGADVVFCQKGIDDLAQHYLAKEGILAVRRAKKSDIEFLKEVLGASIVSDLNSATSADLGTGSVTRDEDEELFYVEGDQSHGVTLLLRGSTDHVVDELERGITDALEVVAQTVSDGRVLAGGGAVEVEVAARLREYADSVSGREQLAVETFADSLELVPRVLAENAGLDSIDTLVDLRSAHESGDEQAGLNVFDGEVENTFEAGVVEPAHAKEQALSSATEAANLVLKIDDIISAGDLTTEGDGDAGGPGGAPGGMGGMGGMGGMGGMGGMM, encoded by the coding sequence ATGATCATCATGGGTGACGACTCCCAGCGCGTCAAGGACGAGGACGCACAGTCGCACAATATCGACGCGGCACGGGCAGTAGCGGACTCGGTCCGATCGACGCTCGGGCCGAAAGGGATGGACAAGATGCTCGTCTCCTCGATGGGCGACGTCACCGTCACGAACGACGGCGTCACCATCCTCACCGAGATGGACATCAACAACCCGACTGCCGAGATGATCGTCGAGGTCGCCGAGACACAGGAGGACGAGGCCGGCGACGGGACGACGACCGCCGTCGCAGTCGCGGGCGAGCTCCTAAAGAACGCCGAGGAGCTCATCGAGCAGGACATCCACCCGACGGCGATCATCCGCGGGTTCCACCTGGCCAGCGAGAAAGCCAGGGAGGAGATCGGCAACGTCGCCGAGGAGATCGACGCCGACGACACCGACCGGATCAAGAAGGTCGCCGAGACCTCGATGACGGGCAAGGGCGCGGAGCTGAACAAGGAGCAGCTCGCCCAGCTCATCGTCGACGCCGTCCAGAACGTGACCGTCGAAAACGACGCCGGCGAGAGCATCGTCGACCTCGAGTTCGTCAACATCGAGACCCAGACCGGCGAATCCGCGAGCGACTCGGAACTGCTCGACGGCGCGGTTATCTCGAAGGATCCAGTCCACGACACGATGCCGACCGACGTCGAGGACGCCTCGGTGCTCCTGCTCAGCGAGGCCGTCGAGGTCGAGGAGGCCAACGTCGACTCGCAGGTCAGCCTCTCCGACCCCGACCAGCTCCAGCAGTTCCTCGATCAGGAGGACGAGCAGCTCAAACAGAAGGTCGAGCAGATCAAGGAGACGGGCGCTGACGTCGTCTTCTGCCAGAAGGGCATCGACGATCTCGCCCAGCACTACCTCGCCAAAGAGGGCATCCTCGCCGTCCGCCGCGCGAAGAAATCCGACATCGAGTTCCTGAAGGAGGTGCTCGGTGCCTCGATCGTCTCCGATCTCAACAGCGCCACCAGCGCCGATCTCGGCACCGGCTCGGTGACGCGCGACGAGGACGAGGAGCTGTTCTACGTCGAGGGCGACCAGTCCCACGGCGTGACGCTCCTCCTCCGCGGCTCGACAGACCACGTCGTCGACGAGCTCGAACGCGGCATCACCGACGCGCTCGAAGTCGTCGCCCAGACCGTCTCCGACGGGCGCGTGCTCGCCGGCGGCGGCGCGGTCGAGGTCGAAGTCGCTGCTCGCCTCCGTGAGTACGCCGACTCCGTGAGCGGCCGCGAGCAGCTCGCCGTCGAGACGTTCGCCGACTCGCTCGAACTCGTTCCCCGAGTGCTGGCCGAGAACGCCGGCCTCGACTCGATCGACACGCTCGTCGATCTCCGCTCGGCCCACGAATCCGGCGACGAGCAGGCTGGCCTCAACGTCTTCGACGGCGAGGTCGAGAACACCTTCGAGGCGGGCGTCGTCGAACCCGCCCACGCCAAAGAGCAGGCGCTTTCGAGCGCCACCGAGGCCGCGAACCTCGTGCTCAAGATCGACGACATCATCTCCGCCGGCGACCTCACGACCGAGGGCGACGGCGACGCGGGCGGTCCCGGCGGCGCACCCGGCGGTATGGGTGGCATGGGCGGAATGGGCGGTATGGGTGGCATGGGCGGCATGATGTAA
- a CDS encoding nucleoside phosphorylase, producing the protein MPYPNSPGKHDRDALITPKASINYFDDDPDPVPESVVLCFHDGLFEHVVNAYEGTAFDGESGYALDATDGQVGVVRVPGIGAPVTALEMEELIVRGAERFLSLGHVGSLHSDVSLGDLVVVDRALRDEGTSHHYLEPAKYVTASSDLCERLERVLEAANEPYRVGPTWTTDAVYRETVPEVERYRNEGVLTVDMEAAAMFAVATYRGVEASALFTISDQLDPTGWEPRFAETQTHLERAFARAVEALTR; encoded by the coding sequence ATGCCGTATCCGAACAGTCCGGGGAAGCACGACCGAGACGCGCTCATCACCCCGAAAGCGAGCATCAACTACTTCGACGACGACCCGGATCCAGTTCCGGAGTCGGTCGTCCTCTGTTTTCACGATGGACTGTTCGAGCATGTCGTGAACGCCTACGAGGGTACGGCATTCGATGGGGAAAGCGGCTACGCGCTCGATGCGACCGATGGGCAGGTCGGTGTGGTGAGGGTTCCAGGCATCGGCGCACCGGTGACGGCACTGGAGATGGAGGAACTGATTGTACGCGGGGCCGAGCGATTCCTGTCGCTCGGACACGTCGGAAGCCTTCACTCCGACGTCTCGCTCGGCGATCTCGTGGTCGTGGATCGGGCGCTGCGCGACGAGGGTACCTCACACCACTACCTCGAACCGGCGAAATACGTCACAGCCAGTTCCGATCTATGTGAGCGACTCGAACGCGTGCTGGAAGCCGCAAACGAGCCCTATCGCGTCGGTCCGACGTGGACCACTGACGCGGTGTACCGTGAGACGGTTCCGGAAGTCGAGCGCTACCGCAACGAAGGAGTCCTGACTGTGGATATGGAAGCCGCAGCGATGTTCGCGGTCGCTACCTATCGGGGCGTCGAAGCAAGCGCGTTGTTCACGATCAGCGATCAGCTCGATCCGACGGGGTGGGAACCGCGTTTTGCCGAGACACAGACCCATCTCGAACGAGCGTTCGCTCGTGCCGTCGAAGCGCTGACGCGATGA
- a CDS encoding DUF7383 domain-containing protein, with protein sequence MSDTRTRANYALLDFQEHLGESSAGLDVPWAEFVGNHRSSTQEFTVPVGPATEAYLECQLFEVGNYGHEIVVNGDALTGFDIPPAPGWQYWMDPITGADLEAGENTVRFVRDADTRDDFVIGSVVVHWKEPVE encoded by the coding sequence ATGAGCGACACCCGGACCCGTGCGAACTACGCGCTGCTCGACTTCCAAGAACACCTCGGCGAGAGTTCGGCCGGACTCGACGTACCCTGGGCCGAGTTCGTGGGCAACCATCGTTCCTCCACACAGGAGTTCACCGTGCCAGTCGGGCCGGCCACGGAGGCATATCTGGAATGCCAGCTGTTCGAGGTGGGGAACTACGGCCACGAAATCGTCGTCAACGGCGACGCGCTCACGGGGTTCGACATCCCGCCCGCGCCGGGCTGGCAGTATTGGATGGATCCGATCACGGGTGCAGATCTCGAAGCGGGTGAGAACACGGTCCGGTTCGTGCGCGATGCCGACACCCGCGACGATTTCGTGATCGGTTCGGTCGTCGTTCACTGGAAGGAACCCGTCGAGTGA
- the ilvA gene encoding threonine ammonia-lyase codes for MLGLDDIHEARERVDGVARHTPLEHSYSFSDLSGAAVHPKLEVFQRTGSFKIRGASNRIATLTDEEQAAGVVTASAGNHAQGVALAATRADVDSVVVMPEHAPIAKVKATRSYGAEVVLHGEDYDTAQARAHEIEADENRTYVHAFDDPTVMAGQGTIGLEIVEDCPDVETVVVPIGGGGLIAGIATAVKAKSPDTRVVGVEAEGASSVAQSLEKGSVQELDGVDTIADGIATRRVGERTFPIIEERVDEVVSVSDPDIAVAITTLLERSKTLIEGAGAVPMAAILAEAFDYSDDEVVVPVLCGGNIDLNMLRTVIMRGLVESGRYLRFRTTLPDRPGSLERLVEIIADERANIYAIQHDRTSRDSGMTATEVAIDLETRGEEHVATLLDALEANGYAPEVLV; via the coding sequence ATGCTCGGTCTCGACGATATCCATGAGGCGCGCGAGCGCGTCGACGGCGTGGCCCGCCACACGCCGCTCGAACACTCCTACTCGTTCTCCGATCTCTCGGGCGCGGCGGTCCACCCCAAACTCGAAGTGTTCCAGCGTACCGGTTCGTTCAAGATCCGCGGCGCGTCGAACCGCATCGCCACGCTCACCGACGAGGAGCAGGCGGCGGGCGTCGTGACCGCGAGCGCGGGCAATCACGCTCAGGGCGTCGCGCTCGCGGCCACGCGCGCCGACGTCGATAGCGTGGTCGTGATGCCAGAACACGCCCCGATCGCGAAAGTGAAGGCGACACGGAGCTACGGGGCCGAGGTCGTCCTCCACGGCGAGGACTACGACACGGCCCAGGCCCGCGCCCACGAGATCGAGGCCGACGAGAACCGCACCTACGTCCACGCCTTCGATGATCCCACCGTGATGGCCGGCCAGGGGACGATCGGCCTGGAGATCGTCGAGGACTGCCCGGACGTCGAGACGGTCGTCGTCCCCATCGGTGGCGGCGGACTCATCGCCGGTATCGCCACCGCAGTCAAAGCAAAATCGCCCGACACGCGGGTCGTGGGCGTCGAGGCCGAGGGCGCGTCGAGCGTCGCCCAGTCGCTCGAAAAGGGATCGGTCCAGGAGCTCGACGGCGTCGACACGATCGCCGACGGCATCGCGACGCGCCGAGTCGGCGAGCGGACGTTTCCGATCATCGAGGAGCGCGTCGACGAGGTCGTCTCGGTCTCCGATCCCGATATCGCCGTTGCGATCACGACGCTGCTCGAACGCTCGAAGACGCTCATCGAGGGGGCCGGTGCGGTGCCGATGGCCGCGATCCTCGCCGAGGCGTTCGACTATAGCGACGACGAGGTCGTCGTCCCCGTTCTCTGTGGCGGCAACATCGATCTCAACATGCTCCGGACGGTGATCATGCGTGGACTGGTCGAATCGGGTCGCTATCTCCGCTTTCGGACGACGCTTCCCGACCGGCCCGGCTCGCTCGAACGGCTGGTCGAGATCATCGCCGACGAGCGCGCGAACATCTACGCTATCCAGCACGACCGCACCTCCCGCGACAGCGGCATGACCGCCACCGAGGTCGCGATCGATCTCGAAACCCGGGGCGAAGAGCACGTCGCGACGCTGCTCGACGCGCTCGAAGCCAACGGCTACGCGCCCGAGGTGCTCGTCTGA